The following coding sequences lie in one Prosthecobacter vanneervenii genomic window:
- a CDS encoding peptidylprolyl isomerase: MLEFFRRHRHAFLYTLTFIIIVSFAMWGGWRKSGGDFGRGAKLTDTAVTVYGKDYTVADLQRAQRSVQFAQYYLQDYELLSALMSLSASRGMGGGGMDTLTNLFVLRHLMEQNGIRVSDAEARAALEKLPALQNNGKFDVSRAQSLEANASAMGFDGEALLGIMKDTVGVRKLQDIVSKSYEASPLSAEKQYASSYQTFKGSKIVFETETFKKAATVTDDEVKKYYDENKDSYKTEEKRAVSYVFFENPKDLDKKPLEERQKAQSEVVKRVNAFNDLTVKDKKSFADAAKQTKEKVESVPAFTQAEPPAALKNESAVVEQIFARAKDAKAEAVEGNNGWYVFDVTKIEEPKQQTLDEVKTKIKDVLLGQKADEARTKAVNEARLALADGLKAGKKIEDLVKDKKLTLQALPDIDTANPPQEEPNGFIIAKEAAKTGVGAISHAVDFDKGTMLIYVSAKELRKRPDAAELRKSQGTNLSSQERRSLFQAWFKKQQESARVVIAKVG, from the coding sequence ATGCTTGAATTTTTCCGCCGCCACCGTCACGCCTTCCTCTATACGCTGACGTTCATCATCATCGTCTCCTTTGCCATGTGGGGCGGGTGGCGCAAAAGCGGCGGCGACTTCGGCCGTGGCGCCAAGCTCACGGACACCGCCGTGACCGTCTATGGCAAGGACTACACCGTGGCCGATCTGCAGCGCGCCCAGCGCTCCGTGCAGTTCGCCCAATACTACCTTCAGGACTATGAGCTGCTCTCCGCGCTGATGTCCCTCTCTGCCAGCCGTGGCATGGGCGGTGGTGGCATGGACACCCTGACCAACCTCTTTGTGCTGCGCCATCTCATGGAGCAGAATGGCATCCGTGTCAGCGATGCCGAAGCCCGCGCTGCGCTGGAAAAGCTGCCTGCGCTGCAAAACAACGGCAAGTTTGACGTCTCCCGCGCCCAGAGCCTGGAGGCCAATGCCTCCGCCATGGGTTTTGATGGCGAGGCTCTGCTCGGCATCATGAAGGACACCGTGGGCGTCCGCAAGCTGCAGGACATCGTGTCCAAGAGCTACGAGGCCTCCCCGCTTTCCGCTGAAAAGCAGTACGCCAGCAGCTACCAGACCTTCAAGGGCTCCAAGATAGTCTTTGAAACCGAGACCTTTAAAAAGGCCGCCACCGTGACCGACGACGAGGTCAAAAAGTACTACGACGAAAACAAGGACAGCTACAAAACCGAGGAAAAGCGCGCCGTGAGCTACGTCTTCTTTGAGAACCCCAAAGACCTGGACAAAAAGCCGCTGGAAGAGCGCCAGAAGGCCCAGAGCGAAGTGGTCAAGCGCGTCAATGCCTTCAACGACCTGACCGTGAAGGACAAAAAATCCTTTGCCGACGCCGCCAAGCAGACCAAGGAAAAAGTGGAGTCCGTCCCCGCCTTCACCCAGGCCGAGCCCCCTGCCGCCCTCAAGAACGAAAGCGCCGTGGTGGAGCAGATCTTTGCCCGTGCCAAAGACGCCAAGGCCGAAGCCGTGGAAGGCAACAATGGCTGGTACGTCTTTGACGTGACCAAGATCGAGGAGCCCAAGCAGCAGACGCTGGACGAAGTGAAGACCAAGATCAAAGACGTGCTCCTCGGCCAGAAGGCTGACGAAGCCCGCACCAAGGCCGTGAACGAAGCCCGCCTGGCCCTGGCAGACGGCCTCAAGGCCGGCAAGAAGATCGAAGACCTCGTGAAGGACAAGAAGCTGACCCTGCAGGCACTGCCGGACATCGACACCGCCAATCCTCCCCAGGAAGAGCCCAACGGCTTCATCATCGCCAAGGAAGCAGCGAAGACCGGTGTCGGTGCCATCTCCCACGCAGTGGACTTCGACAAAGGCACCATGCTCATCTACGTGAGCGCCAAGGAGCTGCGCAAGCGCCCCGACGCTGCCGAACTGCGCAAGAGCCAGGGCACCAATCTCTCCTCCCAGGAGCGCCGCAGCCTCTTCCAGGCTTGGTTTAAGAAGCAGCAGGAAAGCGCCCGCGTCGTCATCGCCAAGGTGGGCTGA
- a CDS encoding YggS family pyridoxal phosphate-dependent enzyme encodes MNDLASRLQAIRDRISAAAQRCGRDPASVQLLAVSKTFPAEAIREALDAGQLLFGENKVQEILAKAPQLPSNLQWHLIGHLQSNKVRKVLPHVQAIHSVDSLDLARDIDRIAGELGLKAKVYLEVNLGDESSKHGFNAEGLRAQLEALHALTRLEIQGLMCIPPFDDDPEKSRPYFVQLRTLRDELEKTGGRPLPLLSMGMSHDFEIAIEEGATMVRVGSAIFGERTYKPAA; translated from the coding sequence ATGAACGACCTCGCCAGCCGACTGCAAGCCATCCGCGACCGCATCTCCGCCGCTGCCCAGCGCTGCGGACGCGATCCCGCCTCGGTGCAGCTGCTGGCCGTGTCCAAGACCTTTCCCGCAGAGGCCATCCGCGAGGCTCTTGATGCCGGGCAGCTGCTCTTTGGAGAGAACAAGGTGCAGGAGATCCTGGCCAAGGCGCCGCAGCTTCCCTCAAACCTGCAGTGGCACCTCATCGGGCACCTGCAGTCCAACAAAGTGCGCAAAGTGCTGCCGCATGTGCAGGCCATCCATAGCGTGGATTCGCTGGATCTGGCGAGAGACATCGACCGCATCGCCGGAGAGCTGGGGCTCAAGGCCAAAGTTTATCTTGAGGTGAATCTGGGAGATGAAAGCAGCAAGCACGGTTTCAACGCCGAAGGTCTGCGCGCGCAGCTTGAGGCACTCCACGCCCTCACACGGCTGGAGATCCAAGGACTGATGTGCATACCGCCCTTTGATGACGATCCGGAGAAAAGCCGCCCTTATTTTGTCCAGCTGCGCACTCTGCGCGATGAGCTGGAAAAGACCGGCGGCCGCCCGCTGCCGCTGCTGAGCATGGGCATGAGCCACGACTTTGAGATCGCCATCGAGGAAGGGGCCACGATGGTGCGCGTTGGCAGCGCCATCTTTGGCGAGCGCACTTACAAGCCTGCCGCCTGA
- a CDS encoding tetratricopeptide repeat protein: protein MGLFDKFFGRKKAAAVGPVGERTEPEAPSSAAEEKIKVFDQFGRELHLSKQDWLKHMLLPNIEKAWNDADKLAGYIINGLQDGFARELLPAAARLAEMDANAERGAVLHAATLLKSGQAGESERVLTQHISKHGRSGVVMTNLAKVYAERKEDARVLAALWEGLELDPNQDNAVMWYEVAHRDKSGEAAGLEALRRIAALPGSWRAQVWLAREELKERHLEQALALYTESLERAPRPVPTDLLVQMSGDLGNLGHLPELLNLTEPHFVPAEHGMEVGNNLIKACLDLGLLDEARPILDQLHALKRPDWMQGLSYWDTELAKARLETTPPPEEAQVQLSMLTVQGPVWLKPDSPAVELFPVRAEGGPTLCVVGGCVEQATNSKRMEQTMSDVSGRLSRALPLFLSEHIHWGSDATCSVLLPWVVKPTPGFAVNGVPWEDGEVAHLARQTPTPSDYAVYVNLKAQTEPALAEIRLIRTIDANCVGMLSLPVAVEAPGADVMELADKLQELLCQEADAERAAMPDCYAIPAVPDLPNYLLRLEQLLAVRCAGMEGVRAEFLSGQHEILNGSLHLCLSYPESLSMRLLFAQALLTMKKSCPSAVADFQEKARLLQKMHPLEGAAQGVVERMINEAFGN from the coding sequence ATGGGACTTTTTGACAAGTTTTTCGGCAGGAAGAAAGCAGCAGCTGTGGGACCAGTGGGTGAGCGGACAGAGCCCGAAGCCCCGTCGAGTGCTGCGGAGGAGAAGATCAAGGTCTTTGACCAGTTCGGCCGGGAGCTGCATCTCTCCAAGCAGGACTGGCTGAAGCATATGCTCCTGCCCAACATCGAGAAGGCCTGGAACGACGCTGACAAGCTGGCCGGCTACATCATCAACGGGCTCCAGGACGGCTTTGCCCGTGAGCTGCTGCCGGCGGCGGCCAGGCTGGCGGAGATGGATGCCAATGCTGAGCGCGGGGCGGTGCTGCATGCGGCCACGCTGCTGAAATCGGGGCAGGCGGGTGAATCTGAGCGCGTGCTCACGCAGCACATCTCCAAGCACGGTAGATCCGGCGTGGTGATGACCAATCTGGCCAAAGTGTACGCGGAGCGGAAAGAGGATGCCCGCGTGCTGGCGGCGCTGTGGGAGGGGCTGGAGCTGGACCCGAACCAGGACAATGCTGTCATGTGGTATGAAGTGGCACACCGGGACAAGTCTGGCGAGGCCGCGGGTCTGGAGGCGCTGCGGCGCATCGCGGCGCTTCCCGGCAGCTGGCGCGCGCAGGTCTGGCTGGCGCGGGAGGAGCTCAAGGAGCGGCATCTGGAGCAGGCGCTGGCGCTTTACACCGAAAGCCTGGAGCGTGCACCGCGCCCGGTGCCCACCGACCTGCTGGTGCAGATGAGCGGCGACCTGGGAAACCTGGGGCACCTGCCCGAGCTGCTGAACCTGACCGAGCCGCACTTTGTGCCTGCGGAGCACGGCATGGAGGTGGGGAACAACCTCATCAAAGCCTGCCTCGATCTCGGTCTGCTGGATGAGGCGCGGCCCATCCTGGACCAGCTGCATGCGCTCAAGCGGCCGGACTGGATGCAGGGGCTGAGCTACTGGGATACCGAACTGGCCAAGGCCCGGCTGGAGACGACCCCGCCCCCGGAAGAGGCTCAGGTACAGCTTTCCATGCTGACCGTGCAGGGGCCGGTGTGGCTCAAGCCAGACTCCCCCGCCGTGGAGCTCTTTCCGGTGCGTGCGGAAGGCGGGCCCACCCTTTGCGTGGTGGGGGGCTGTGTGGAGCAGGCCACCAACTCCAAGCGCATGGAGCAGACCATGTCAGACGTCTCCGGCCGCCTGAGCCGCGCCCTGCCGCTCTTTCTCTCCGAGCACATCCACTGGGGCAGTGATGCCACCTGCAGCGTGCTGCTGCCCTGGGTGGTGAAGCCCACGCCGGGCTTTGCCGTCAATGGGGTGCCGTGGGAGGATGGCGAAGTGGCGCACCTGGCACGGCAGACACCCACGCCCAGCGACTACGCCGTCTATGTAAACCTGAAGGCGCAGACAGAGCCCGCGCTGGCAGAGATCCGGCTCATCCGCACCATCGACGCAAATTGTGTGGGCATGCTGAGCCTCCCTGTGGCTGTGGAGGCTCCCGGTGCCGACGTGATGGAGCTGGCCGACAAGCTTCAGGAGCTGCTCTGCCAGGAGGCAGACGCGGAGCGCGCTGCAATGCCCGACTGCTATGCGATCCCCGCCGTGCCAGACCTGCCCAACTACCTGCTGCGTCTGGAGCAGCTCCTGGCGGTGCGCTGCGCCGGCATGGAGGGGGTGCGTGCGGAGTTTCTCAGCGGCCAGCATGAGATCCTCAATGGCAGCCTGCATCTCTGCCTTTCATATCCTGAATCCCTGTCCATGCGCCTGCTGTTTGCGCAGGCACTTCTTACCATGAAAAAGAGCTGCCCGTCTGCCGTGGCAGACTTTCAGGAAAAAGCACGCCTGCTGCAGAAGATGCACCCCTTGGAAGGCGCTGCCCAGGGTGTCGTGGAGCGCATGATCAACGAAGCTTTTGGCAATTGA
- a CDS encoding FtsW/RodA/SpoVE family cell cycle protein — translation MTPLFKKFLGMNWLLVLNIAALIVFGVYAIYNASAYKEDVAMSLKYRDQIRWVLIGLPFFFAASLIDYKWVRWACVPMYLAGIGGLVAVLAFGVEIGGNKAWIKVGSIMVQPSQFAIMSGILILGVIFGELPRMLPVFRRPWLRIMMAGMVAGVPALMVIKEDLGSGLVWGPVFLTIMLVGSIPFRYLITLLLCVVSVVPLVYVFALKPYQQARIQSTWYMLTNQLDKVDLQNEGWVAKYLQIAVSTGGLEGKGPESKKVPDQTSIHRTFFPHESINDFIFGVICEEFGFRGALLVLSGMALLLLQGVFVAFCARDQLGRLIVVGVVAMFFVHTFQNAGMNLVMLPVIGLPMPFVSYGGTFVVVTLFLMGMVQSVWVHRNISAVKKKRSVNGPRRDEEDEEE, via the coding sequence ATGACACCGCTTTTCAAAAAGTTTCTCGGCATGAACTGGCTCCTCGTGCTGAACATCGCCGCGCTGATCGTCTTCGGCGTGTATGCCATTTACAATGCCTCGGCCTACAAGGAGGACGTGGCCATGTCGCTGAAGTATCGCGACCAGATCCGCTGGGTGCTCATCGGCCTGCCGTTCTTCTTTGCCGCGTCTCTCATCGACTACAAATGGGTGCGCTGGGCCTGCGTGCCGATGTACCTCGCAGGCATCGGCGGTCTTGTGGCGGTGCTGGCCTTCGGGGTGGAGATCGGGGGAAACAAGGCGTGGATCAAGGTGGGCAGCATCATGGTGCAGCCTTCACAGTTTGCCATCATGTCCGGCATCCTGATTCTGGGCGTCATCTTTGGCGAGCTGCCGCGCATGCTGCCGGTGTTTCGGCGGCCGTGGCTGCGCATCATGATGGCAGGCATGGTGGCCGGGGTGCCGGCGCTCATGGTCATCAAGGAAGACCTTGGCTCCGGCCTGGTGTGGGGGCCGGTCTTTCTCACCATTATGCTGGTGGGCAGCATCCCCTTCCGCTACCTGATCACATTGCTGCTATGCGTGGTGAGCGTGGTGCCGCTGGTCTACGTCTTTGCGCTCAAGCCCTACCAGCAGGCGCGTATCCAATCCACCTGGTACATGCTGACCAACCAGCTCGACAAGGTGGACCTGCAAAACGAAGGCTGGGTGGCCAAGTATCTGCAGATCGCCGTCTCCACGGGCGGGCTGGAGGGTAAGGGCCCGGAGTCCAAGAAAGTGCCGGACCAGACCTCCATCCACCGCACCTTCTTTCCGCATGAGTCCATCAATGACTTCATCTTCGGCGTCATCTGCGAGGAGTTCGGCTTCCGGGGCGCGCTGCTGGTGCTCTCGGGCATGGCGCTGCTGCTGCTGCAGGGCGTCTTTGTGGCCTTTTGTGCGCGGGATCAGCTCGGGCGGCTCATCGTGGTGGGGGTGGTGGCCATGTTCTTTGTGCACACCTTCCAGAATGCCGGGATGAATCTCGTCATGCTGCCCGTCATCGGCCTGCCCATGCCCTTTGTGAGCTACGGTGGTACCTTCGTGGTCGTGACACTCTTCCTCATGGGCATGGTGCAGAGCGTGTGGGTGCACCGGAACATCTCCGCCGTGAAAAAGAAGCGCTCCGTGAACGGCCCGCGCCGCGATGAAGAGGACGAGGAGGAGTAG
- a CDS encoding SDR family NAD(P)-dependent oxidoreductase produces MSSPLFNLSGKSALVTGGSKGLGKAMARGFAEAGADVFISSRNAEELAAAAAEIGAGLNVKVEWMVADMADRPSVKALAAEAEKRLGKVDILVNNAGINNPQAIDEITDEVWDRNVEVDLTSVMSLTRALVPGMKARKWGRIIHTSSVLGVGGRLKRNVYCACKAALIGLARASALDLGPYGITVNCLCPGPFLTDMPGKLLNDEEKKYFADRTALKRWAAPRELAGPALMLASEAGAYITGQGIVVDGGAAVNIL; encoded by the coding sequence ATGTCCTCCCCTCTCTTCAATCTCAGCGGCAAGTCAGCACTCGTCACCGGCGGCAGCAAAGGCTTGGGCAAGGCCATGGCGCGCGGCTTTGCCGAAGCCGGAGCGGATGTCTTCATCTCCAGCCGCAATGCCGAGGAACTGGCCGCAGCCGCAGCCGAGATCGGCGCAGGCCTGAACGTGAAAGTGGAGTGGATGGTGGCCGACATGGCCGACCGCCCCTCCGTCAAAGCCCTGGCCGCAGAGGCTGAGAAGCGCCTCGGCAAAGTGGACATCCTCGTCAACAACGCCGGCATCAACAATCCGCAGGCCATTGATGAGATCACCGACGAAGTCTGGGACCGCAATGTGGAGGTGGACCTCACCTCCGTCATGTCCCTTACCCGCGCCCTTGTGCCCGGCATGAAGGCCCGCAAGTGGGGCCGCATCATCCACACCTCCAGCGTCCTCGGCGTCGGCGGCCGCTTGAAGCGGAATGTTTACTGCGCCTGCAAGGCCGCGCTCATCGGCCTGGCTCGTGCCAGCGCGCTCGATCTCGGCCCCTACGGCATCACCGTGAACTGCCTCTGCCCCGGTCCCTTCCTCACCGACATGCCCGGCAAGCTCCTCAACGACGAGGAAAAGAAATACTTCGCCGACCGCACCGCCCTCAAACGCTGGGCCGCCCCCCGCGAACTCGCCGGCCCCGCCCTCATGCTCGCCAGCGAAGCCGGTGCCTACATCACGGGACAAGGCATCGTGGTGGATGGTGGAGCTGCGGTGAATATTCTTTAA
- a CDS encoding RNA-binding S4 domain-containing protein, which translates to MNTRADKWLHHVRVFKTRTLATQACAKGNVTIDGQVVKASRDLKPDDVLEVVRGDLRLRLRVVAFPPQRLGPPRVAEFCDNQTPLEWIQKASELRRERELIQPREHEMVAKPDKKQLRELRKFWEEQHAAEA; encoded by the coding sequence ATGAATACGCGTGCCGACAAATGGCTGCACCATGTGCGCGTCTTCAAGACCCGCACGCTGGCCACGCAGGCCTGCGCCAAGGGAAATGTGACGATCGACGGCCAGGTGGTGAAAGCCTCGCGTGATCTGAAGCCCGACGATGTGCTGGAGGTGGTGCGCGGAGATCTGCGCCTGCGCCTGCGCGTCGTCGCCTTCCCGCCGCAGCGCCTCGGCCCGCCACGCGTGGCGGAGTTTTGCGACAACCAGACCCCGCTGGAGTGGATCCAGAAAGCCAGCGAACTGCGCCGCGAGCGCGAGCTGATCCAGCCCCGCGAACACGAGATGGTGGCCAAGCCTGACAAGAAGCAGCTCCGCGAGCTGCGGAAGTTCTGGGAGGAGCAGCACGCGGCAGAGGCGTGA
- a CDS encoding class I SAM-dependent methyltransferase has product MRSHLLLLLLLALNLPAQEEAAAPPGLTVYEGRTIARTMHWSGFEWLMRRVREQEEGPTLMRQQLQVKPGMVVCDMGCGNGYHTIPLARMVGDTGKVYAVDVQPQMIEMLKKNIESEGLKNIVPIDGLYHDPKLPPNTCDLILMVDVYHEFSHPVQMLAAMRAALKPDGQLVLCEFRAEDETVPIKPEHKMSKAQINKEMNLNGFKLVREFDGLPWQHLMFFGKAEAGAAAPSK; this is encoded by the coding sequence ATGCGCTCGCACCTCCTCCTGCTGCTCCTTCTTGCCCTGAATCTCCCTGCCCAGGAGGAGGCCGCCGCCCCGCCGGGGCTGACGGTGTATGAGGGGCGCACCATTGCCCGGACCATGCACTGGTCCGGCTTTGAATGGCTGATGCGCCGCGTGCGCGAGCAGGAGGAAGGCCCCACGCTCATGCGTCAGCAGCTCCAGGTAAAGCCCGGCATGGTGGTGTGCGACATGGGCTGCGGCAATGGCTACCACACGATCCCGCTGGCTCGCATGGTGGGGGACACGGGCAAAGTCTATGCCGTGGATGTGCAGCCGCAGATGATCGAGATGCTGAAAAAGAACATCGAGAGCGAAGGGCTGAAAAACATCGTGCCCATCGATGGCCTGTATCATGACCCCAAGCTGCCGCCGAACACCTGCGACCTCATCCTCATGGTGGATGTGTACCATGAGTTCAGCCACCCGGTGCAGATGCTGGCCGCCATGCGCGCCGCCCTGAAGCCTGACGGCCAGCTCGTGCTGTGCGAGTTCCGCGCCGAGGACGAGACTGTGCCGATCAAGCCCGAGCACAAAATGAGCAAGGCTCAGATTAACAAGGAGATGAACCTCAACGGCTTCAAACTCGTGCGCGAATTTGACGGGCTGCCGTGGCAGCATTTGATGTTTTTTGGCAAGGCGGAGGCTGGGGCGGCTGCGCCATCTAAATGA
- a CDS encoding SET domain-containing protein encodes MPQAPTKRYWTVRSSSIHNRGIFARCDIPYDVPIIEYVGEKITKAESLRRGEALVEKSKKTGGAAVYVFTLNQKYDIDGAKGRNPARYINHSCAPNCEAYIIRGRIWIYSLREIKAGEELTYNYGFDVDTWDEHPCRCGSDRCVGFIVEEKQWPKLLRKMEKLQRDKEKERAKAAANGTGVNGKSSANGVKTKKAAATKKKSAGKKVAKKTGKK; translated from the coding sequence ATGCCCCAAGCCCCCACGAAACGCTACTGGACCGTCCGCTCCTCCTCCATCCACAACCGGGGCATCTTTGCCCGCTGTGACATCCCCTACGACGTGCCGATCATCGAGTACGTGGGCGAAAAAATCACAAAGGCGGAGTCTCTGCGCCGTGGCGAGGCGCTGGTGGAAAAGTCCAAAAAGACCGGCGGCGCGGCGGTGTACGTCTTTACGCTGAACCAGAAGTATGACATCGATGGCGCCAAGGGCCGCAACCCCGCACGCTATATCAATCACTCCTGCGCCCCGAACTGCGAGGCCTACATCATCCGCGGCCGCATCTGGATCTACTCCCTGCGCGAGATCAAGGCGGGCGAAGAGCTGACCTACAACTACGGCTTTGATGTGGACACCTGGGACGAGCACCCCTGCCGCTGCGGCTCGGACCGCTGCGTGGGCTTCATCGTGGAGGAAAAGCAGTGGCCCAAGCTCCTGCGCAAGATGGAGAAACTTCAGCGCGACAAGGAAAAGGAACGCGCCAAAGCTGCAGCCAATGGCACCGGAGTGAACGGGAAAAGCAGCGCGAATGGTGTGAAGACCAAGAAGGCCGCAGCGACCAAGAAGAAGAGTGCTGGGAAGAAGGTGGCCAAGAAGACCGGGAAGAAGTGA
- a CDS encoding Gfo/Idh/MocA family protein — MQSRRHFIRQSAATLFAAPWVTTGMRAASPNGKLRHAAFGAAGMSMADMSAMSNHPMWELVAVCDVDTRNFANAQKKWPNIRVYQDWRELLEKEADNIDSVNVSTPDHMHGSIGLAAIAKGKHIYGQKPLAHNLWECRQMVERARAKGVMSQMGIQISSAFTERHAVALIQMGAIGKVKEAHTFSNKKWGDLEVRPAKSDPIPAGFDWDKWLGVASERSYIEKYDHPGNWRKRRDFGTGTLGDMGCHMFSGWFRSLDLAAPISVKSTGPVPNKDNWAINAVVEYTFKGTKYTAGDTVKVTWTDGDARPPAEVMALVGDVSKFPGQGTIYLGTEGVLLSPHGSTPLLYPREKFASFGAYPKLEPRDHWADFIDCCLKGDKQPSANFDYAGPLTEAVLLGCLASAFPGENLTWDAPGLKIPNNAAADKMVRRDYRKGWEIV; from the coding sequence ATGCAATCACGCCGCCACTTCATACGCCAGTCCGCCGCCACCCTTTTCGCCGCCCCGTGGGTCACCACCGGCATGCGCGCCGCTTCGCCCAATGGCAAGCTGCGCCACGCCGCGTTTGGTGCTGCGGGCATGAGCATGGCCGACATGAGCGCCATGTCCAACCACCCCATGTGGGAGCTGGTGGCCGTGTGCGATGTGGATACGCGCAACTTTGCCAACGCACAGAAAAAGTGGCCCAACATCCGCGTGTATCAGGACTGGCGCGAGCTGCTGGAAAAAGAGGCCGACAACATCGACAGCGTCAACGTCTCCACGCCTGACCACATGCACGGCAGCATCGGCCTGGCCGCGATCGCCAAGGGCAAGCACATCTACGGCCAGAAACCTCTGGCGCACAACCTGTGGGAATGCCGCCAGATGGTGGAGCGCGCCCGCGCCAAGGGGGTGATGTCGCAGATGGGCATCCAGATTTCCTCCGCCTTCACCGAACGCCACGCCGTGGCCCTCATCCAGATGGGTGCCATCGGCAAGGTCAAGGAAGCCCACACCTTCTCCAACAAGAAGTGGGGAGACCTCGAAGTGCGCCCGGCCAAGAGCGATCCCATCCCTGCCGGGTTTGACTGGGACAAGTGGCTGGGCGTGGCCTCCGAGCGCAGCTACATCGAGAAATACGATCACCCCGGCAACTGGCGCAAGCGCCGTGACTTTGGCACCGGCACCCTGGGGGACATGGGCTGCCACATGTTCAGCGGTTGGTTCCGCTCCCTCGATCTCGCCGCGCCCATCTCCGTGAAGTCCACCGGCCCTGTGCCGAATAAGGACAACTGGGCCATCAACGCCGTGGTGGAGTACACCTTCAAAGGCACCAAATACACTGCGGGCGACACCGTCAAAGTCACCTGGACCGATGGCGACGCCCGTCCGCCAGCCGAGGTCATGGCACTGGTGGGAGACGTCTCCAAATTCCCCGGCCAGGGCACGATTTATCTGGGCACCGAGGGCGTGCTGCTCTCCCCGCACGGCTCCACGCCGCTGCTGTACCCGCGCGAGAAATTCGCCAGCTTTGGTGCCTATCCCAAGCTGGAACCCCGCGACCACTGGGCTGACTTCATCGACTGCTGCCTCAAGGGCGACAAGCAGCCCTCCGCCAACTTTGACTACGCCGGCCCGCTGACCGAGGCCGTGCTGCTCGGCTGCCTGGCCAGCGCCTTCCCCGGCGAGAACCTCACCTGGGACGCGCCCGGCCTGAAGATCCCCAACAACGCCGCAGCCGACAAGATGGTGCGCCGCGACTACCGCAAAGGCTGGGAGATCGTGTGA
- a CDS encoding glutamine amidotransferase-related protein: MLLIIDNYDSFTYNLVQYFGEMGAVMEIRRNDQVTLDEIEKLKPDHICISPGPCTPKEAGISCAVIERFGKSTPLLGVCLGHQAIGHVFGGDVVRAGRLMHGKTSLINHQGESVFKGLPQPFEATRYHSLLVKRDTLPDCLAITATCSDDESEIMGLRHKELPIHGVQFHPESILTQDGKKLLRNFLEM; encoded by the coding sequence GTGCTTCTCATCATCGACAACTACGACTCCTTCACCTACAACCTCGTCCAGTACTTCGGCGAGATGGGAGCCGTCATGGAAATCCGCCGCAATGACCAGGTGACGCTGGATGAGATCGAAAAGCTCAAGCCCGACCACATCTGCATCTCCCCCGGCCCCTGCACGCCTAAGGAAGCCGGCATCAGCTGTGCGGTGATCGAGCGCTTTGGCAAGTCCACCCCGCTCCTCGGCGTGTGCCTGGGCCATCAGGCCATCGGCCACGTCTTCGGCGGCGATGTCGTCCGCGCAGGCCGCCTCATGCACGGCAAGACCTCGCTGATCAATCATCAGGGCGAATCCGTCTTCAAAGGCCTGCCGCAGCCCTTTGAGGCCACGCGTTACCACTCCCTCCTCGTCAAGCGCGACACCCTGCCCGACTGCCTAGCCATCACCGCCACCTGCAGCGATGACGAGTCCGAGATCATGGGCCTGCGCCACAAGGAGCTGCCCATCCACGGCGTGCAGTTCCACCCTGAGTCCATCCTGACCCAGGACGGCAAGAAGCTGCTGAGGAACTTCCTGGAGATGTGA
- a CDS encoding tetratricopeptide repeat protein → MSDTPAPTVEELYDEASGHVALGELPEAIALYRRCVALQPDHFDSWHALGMALLRHGEVKEAIGAGLMATTLQPNDLLAWTALSQMYVTNKQIAEAEDAKSKARILSLGGKVVK, encoded by the coding sequence ATGAGCGACACGCCCGCCCCCACCGTGGAGGAACTCTACGACGAGGCCAGCGGGCACGTAGCACTCGGAGAACTGCCCGAGGCCATCGCCCTCTACCGCCGCTGCGTGGCGCTGCAGCCCGACCACTTTGACAGCTGGCACGCCCTCGGCATGGCTCTGCTGCGCCATGGAGAGGTGAAAGAAGCCATCGGCGCCGGCCTCATGGCCACCACCCTCCAGCCCAACGATCTGCTGGCCTGGACCGCGCTCTCGCAGATGTATGTGACCAACAAGCAGATCGCCGAAGCCGAAGACGCCAAAAGCAAAGCCCGCATCCTCTCGCTGGGCGGCAAGGTGGTGAAGTAA